A single region of the Streptomyces sp. NBC_00236 genome encodes:
- a CDS encoding MFS transporter, translating to MSKTADIRLPDPSRWKALAFIALAQLMVVLDATIVNIALPHAQTDLGITDANKQWVITAYALAFGGLLLFGGRIADLWGRKRTFVVGLIGFALASALGGAAQNQGMLFGSRALQGVFGALLAPAALSLLAVMFTDAKERAKAFGIYGAIAGGGGAVGLILGGFLTQTLNWRWTFFVNIPFAIVAAAGAYFVIREPAGSRNRSSLDIPGVVLSALGLVALVYGFTRAESSGWSDTLTIGTFVASAVLLLAFVLVESKVKSPLLPLRVVMDRNRGGVYLSLGLAIIAMFGLFLFLTYYLQVVKGYSPIKTGFAFMPMIVGMITGSTQIGARLMTRVPARMLMAPGFLVAGVGMLLLTQLEIDTSYAAVILPGQLLLGLGMGTAFMPAMSLATHGIEPRDSGVASAMVNTSQQVGGAIGTALLNTIAASAATAYATSHAALGATDPEQLKLQSMVHGFTGAIWWAVGILVVAAAIAGTFINAGRPSATTTSGGTGSGDAEGVEDEFRIPVVAH from the coding sequence ATGTCAAAAACAGCTGATATCCGACTCCCGGACCCCAGTCGCTGGAAAGCGCTGGCGTTCATCGCGCTCGCGCAGTTGATGGTCGTGCTCGATGCCACCATCGTGAACATCGCGCTTCCGCACGCCCAGACGGACCTCGGCATCACCGATGCCAACAAGCAGTGGGTCATCACGGCCTATGCCCTCGCCTTCGGCGGTCTGCTGCTCTTCGGGGGCCGGATCGCCGACCTCTGGGGCCGCAAGCGCACCTTCGTCGTCGGTCTGATCGGCTTCGCGCTGGCGTCCGCCCTCGGTGGCGCGGCGCAGAACCAGGGCATGCTGTTCGGCTCCCGCGCCCTTCAGGGTGTGTTCGGCGCGCTGCTCGCCCCGGCGGCCCTCTCGCTGCTCGCGGTGATGTTCACCGATGCCAAGGAGCGCGCCAAGGCGTTCGGCATCTACGGGGCGATCGCCGGTGGCGGTGGCGCCGTCGGCCTGATCCTCGGCGGTTTCCTCACCCAGACGCTGAACTGGCGCTGGACGTTCTTCGTCAACATCCCGTTCGCGATCGTCGCCGCAGCCGGTGCGTACTTCGTGATCCGCGAGCCGGCCGGCAGCCGTAACCGCTCGTCGCTCGACATCCCCGGTGTCGTCCTGTCCGCGCTGGGTCTGGTCGCGCTGGTCTACGGGTTCACCCGCGCCGAGTCCAGCGGCTGGTCGGACACGCTGACCATCGGCACGTTCGTCGCCTCCGCCGTGCTGCTGCTCGCCTTCGTCCTGGTCGAGTCCAAGGTCAAGTCGCCGCTGCTCCCGCTGCGCGTCGTGATGGACCGCAACCGCGGTGGCGTCTACCTCTCGCTGGGTCTGGCCATCATCGCGATGTTCGGCCTGTTCCTGTTCCTCACGTACTACCTGCAGGTCGTCAAGGGCTACTCGCCGATCAAGACGGGCTTCGCCTTCATGCCGATGATCGTCGGCATGATCACCGGTTCGACGCAGATCGGCGCCCGGCTGATGACGCGGGTCCCGGCCCGCATGCTCATGGCTCCCGGCTTCCTGGTCGCCGGCGTCGGCATGCTGCTGCTCACCCAACTGGAGATCGACACGTCCTACGCGGCGGTCATCCTGCCCGGTCAGCTCCTGCTGGGTCTGGGCATGGGCACGGCGTTCATGCCGGCCATGTCCCTGGCCACGCACGGCATCGAGCCGCGTGACTCGGGAGTCGCCTCCGCGATGGTCAACACCTCGCAGCAGGTCGGCGGTGCGATCGGTACGGCGCTGCTCAACACCATCGCCGCCTCGGCCGCCACGGCGTACGCCACCTCGCACGCCGCTCTCGGTGCCACCGACCCGGAGCAGCTGAAGCTCCAGTCGATGGTGCACGGCTTCACCGGCGCCATCTGGTGGGCCGTCGGCATCCTGGTGGTGGCCGCCGCGATCGCGGGGACCTTCATCAACGCCGGCCGTCCGTCGGCCACCACGACGTCCGGGGGCACCGGCTCCGGTGACGCCGAGGGCGTCGAGGACGAGTTCAGGATCCCGGTCGTCGCGCACTGA